In one Gopherus evgoodei ecotype Sinaloan lineage chromosome 1, rGopEvg1_v1.p, whole genome shotgun sequence genomic region, the following are encoded:
- the LOC115650451 gene encoding interstitial collagenase-like: protein MKTLLLLLVLYVASSSAAPASSETEDDKNIQLVKTYLQNFYELETDKQSRFKSKNIKPLTEKLKEMQAFFGLKVTGKPDVDTLKLIKKPRCGVPDIGQYVLTDGNPKWERKNLTYRIVKYTPDMNPADVDEAIQKAFKVWSDVSPLTFKRIYNGNADIMMSFEIGDHRDNSPFDGPDGLLAHAFQPGNGIGGDVHFDEAEYWTKGSNGYNLFFVAAHELGHSLGLSHSTDPGALMYPTYSYTEPNEFRLPQDDINGIQKIYGQSDNPVQPTGPTTPGTCDPKLTFDAVATMRGEQLFFKGRYFWRKHPQMTEVELNFISLFWPNLPSGIQAAYENVERDQVFLFKENKYWVLSGYDLVYNHPKSIYDLGFPKTVKRINAAFSDENSGKTYFFVGDKYWRYNENRQSMDQGYPKKIINEFRGISKNIDAAFQYGRYIYFFIGTRQFQFDPNVKKVVSVMKSNSWFNC from the exons ATGAAGACCCTTCTGCTTCTGCTGGTATTATATGTAGCAtcctcctctgcagctcctgcgtCTTCAGAAACAGAAGATGACAAAAATATCCAGCTTGTGAAG ACTTATCTACAAAATTTCTACGAGCTTGAAACAGACAAGCAGTCTCGCTTTAAGAGTAAAAACATTAAGCCTCTAACTGAAAAACTCAAGGAAATGCAGGCATTTTTTGGGCTGAAAGTGACTGGGAAACCAGATGTTGACACTTTGAAGTTGATAAAGAAGCCCAGGTGCGGTGTACCTGATATTGGTCAGTATGTCCTCACTGATGGAAATCCAAAATGGGAAAGAAAGAATCTGACATACAG GATTGTGAAATACACACCAGATATGAATCCAGCAGATGTGGACGAAGCAATCCAAAAGGCTTTTAAAGTTTGGAGTGATGTGTCACCACTAACATTCAAAAGGATCTACAATGGCAATGCAGATATAATGATGTCTTTTGAAATTGGAG ATCATCGTGACAATTCTCCCTTTGATGGACCTGATGGACTTTTGGCTCATGCCTTTCAGCCTGGCAATGGTATTGGTGGAGATGTCCACTTCGATGAGGCGGAATATTGGACAAAAGGCTCAAATG gATACAACTTGTTCTTTGTTGCTGCCCATGAACTTGGCCATTCACTGGGTCTCTCTCATTCTACTGATCCTGGTGCCCTGATGTACCCCACCTATTCCTACACTGAGCCTAACGAATTTCGCCTTCCTCAGGATGACATTAACGGCATTCAAAAGATCTATG GACAGTCAGATAACCCCGTTCAACCAACCGGACCCACAACGCCAGGAACTTGTGACCCCAAATTGACTTTTGATGCTGTCGCTACCATGCGTGGAGAACAGCTGTTCTTTAAGGGCAG GTATTTCTGGCGCAAGCATCCTCAGATGACAGAGGTTGAACTCAATTTCATTTCTTTATTCTGGCCAAATCTGCCATCTGGAATTCAAGCtgcttatgaaaatgttgaaagggatcaagtttttctttttaaag AGAACAAATATTGGGTCCTCAGTGGGTATGACTTAGTGTATAACCACCCAAAAAGCATCTATGACTTGGGCTTCCCAAAAACGGTTAAGAGAATTAATGCAGCTTTCAGTGATGAGAATTCAGGGAAAACATACTTCTTTGTAGGTGACAAGTACTGGAG ATACAATGAAAACAGGCAGTCCATGGATCAGGGTTATCCAAAGAAGATAATCAATGAGTTCCGAGGAATTAGCAAAAATATTGATGCTGCTTTCCAGTATGGTA gaTACATCTATTTCTTCATAGGAACAAGACAGTTCCAGTTTGATCCTAACGTCAAGAAAGTTGTCAGTGTCATGAAAAGCAATAGCTGGTTTAATTGCTGa